The sequence below is a genomic window from Hyperolius riggenbachi isolate aHypRig1 chromosome 7, aHypRig1.pri, whole genome shotgun sequence.
gggttcactgaacaggtatgcagtggtgggttcacagaacaggtatgcagtggtgggttcacagaacaggtatgcagtggcaggttcactgaacaggtatgcagtggtgggttcacagaacaggtatgcagtggtgggttcacagtacaggtatgcagtggtgggttcacagaacaggtatgcagtggtgggttcacagtacaggtatgcagtggtgggttcacagtacaggtatgcagtggtgggttcacagaacaggtatgcagtggcaggttcactgaacaggtatgcagtggtgggttcacagaacaggtatgcagtggtgggttcacagtacaggtatgcagtggtgggttcacagaacaggtatgcagtggtgggttcacagtacaggtatgcagtggtgggttcacattacaggtatgcagtggtgggttcacagaacaggtatgcagtggtgggttcacagaataggtatgcagccagggacaagctaagcctaactaatctttccctttgagagagagtttgcagcagctcgccctactctcactaatgcaggcacacgagtgaccgtaatggtcgccactgcctgccttttagtaggggggtggggctccaggggctagtgtagcctaattggctacactgtgcctgctgactgtgatgtagagggtcaaagttgaccctccatggtgcattatggggcgaaccgaacttccgcaaaggttcgcctgcgggacgcgaacgcgaaccacggaagtccgcatggaaccgttcgcaagcgaaccgttcggcccaactctaatagagagagagagagagagatgggtggatggatagatagagagagagagagagagagagagagagagagagagagagagagagagagagagagagagagagagagagagagagagagagatagatagatagatagatagatagatagatagatagatagatagatagattttgatCTAAACACAATTCTTCAGACAATTTATACCCAATATTTGCTCTTTATTAAATGTTTTGAAGATTGATAGCGCCACATGTGTTGAGATAAAGACTGGTGGCTATCTTGACCTACTTGGTCTTGCAAGCTGTGAGACACATAACAGCTTTATAATCAGTAAGTTTACTCTcattcctcctcctctgcactgcACAATAATCAATAACAAAACCCAGCTTGAGGAGGGCATTTTTCACAAAGCTCTCATCATGCTTAAACAAATGAAATCTCTCTCCTCCATTTATAACGTAAGACGCATTTAATAACCCAGCTAATATCAGGTGGCCTCCGGGTCTCAGCAGCTTTGAGATTTTGTCCAGGTTCCTCATATAATCATCTTCATCTTTGCTGATGGCATTCAACATCAACCCACTAGTGACACAGTCGGCGAGTGGAAGCACAACAGGATATGTTATATTCTCATTATCAaagtcacatgatatgacgtgactGATGGCTGTCTTTAGTTGCACTTCCTTGTCCTGAATTTGTTCACTGAAACAAAATAAATagatttatttaatatttatttttctattatatttataacagggatgagcagaaactacgccagtgcgaatttacacgTCGTattttgcatctacgcatcgtagttcgtaggcgaagtttcaaaactacacttacgCATTTACGCCTAGCGAAGCACCGCTATGCGTAGTTTACACaagctatgcgtagttaacatgtgtattgcgaagtaaactacgaatgcggtAACCGTGTATATTTTTCCGCGTACAGATCAAATTTACGCTCGCGCATGCCTAGAAATATTATTTATAGTTGTACGtagtgaatatttgatttcggagccgtagtttggcgaagcgtaattgcataaaactacgcgtagttccagtgtagtgaagttggctgactacgaccatccctgatttataaagcgccaacatattacgtagcgctggacattagtttaggttacagacaatattacagacaatatttaggggtgacatacagcaatatgacaatacaggaatacaagaaaaccagatcacacagcacagtatgagtacaaggtaatgcttagtcagtcactggatgggtgcatgaagattaggcaagttgagtttactcagatccataggatgggtgtacgttgATGCAGGTGCGTGATCAGATAGGAGACACAAggaagaggaccctgcccaaatgcttacaatctagagggagaggtggggacacgaaaggtaggggaccatagttgagctgcgggtttagagcacttgtgaggggtggtaggccagagtgaaaaggtggctTTAGAATGATCTTGCATTGCAGCAGAATTAAGCAGTCAGTTCTGGTAGGAACCTGGCACTGATGTATCACTGGTTACTTGTACCACATTTTTTTACAGTAACTCTCTCCTGACTCTGCTACTTCTGCCTAATTCTCTTCTGGTGAAAAAGACTAGGTCATCACTATGCTGGAGGGGCACCATATCCATTTTTCCAGcctgtccattgcagttcacacacatgaaTGATAACACCTGTGTTATGCAATGCGCACAAATGTGAATCCAGAGGGACACAAGATAGCACATTTGCCTTCCCAGCTAACATCAGGCTAAGCATGCTTGATGTCCTCCAGACCTCCACTACTCTATCACCAGGGTGAATAATGAGCCCACTACTTCTACCTTTGTCTCAGTGTGACCTTGCACAGATGTGACCATGTGCAGCATGGAGACCAGGTCCTTGAGATGCACCATCAGTCATCTATAAGCCTTCATAGGAGCACCAAAAAATGGCTGTGTGGCGCTAGGTCCCCCTGCACCCACCTGTGCATTGCTGCTGTCACTGTTGGATTGGATGCCCCTTCATATGTGAATGCATTTACCTAAAACTGGAATATGCCACCATTAAAAAGTTTGCTGCAGTAAAAGAAAAGAAACTGAGAGCCCAAATAGTGCAGTATTCCAAGGTAAAAAGAGTAAATTGgtataaaaatgtaaatgtactCACAAACGTGAGTTACTgctgaggcaaccactgaaaatgcaggtggggagataagACTCAACTCCACTCGGGTTTAAGAATGTTGCTCTCTGTGGATTTAGAAAAGGGGGTTGACACCacaccaccaagggtggactcaaaataacAGCGCTCTAACGGAGACGCCAGTTGAGCATATCACAATTATCATAAGTAACTCCACAAAATATTTGCAAATATTttatggaggtttttttttgattaaatacatttttcagtggGCCCTTAACTGTTGAGTctactttggggaggtaagtcaacCTCTGCCTCCCTTATTAACTgttttaaggaccaggggtggtttgcctgatctgtgctgcatggactctccagcccgcagcacagatcaggaatatgccagggtgatcagacttacccccttttttccccactagggggatgtcctgctgggggggtctgatcaccgccagcttgctgcgctttgcggggggggctcttaaaagccccctccgcagcgttttcagtgctccgtccctctcccacccactcccttcccctctgagcggcgtaggacagatatccgtcctgcgcattgtaggataggcttcagcctatcatatgccggccattccctggccaatcagagtccTGAgatcgccaatctgcgttacggcgctgctgcgcagcagcgccgtatgatgtaaacagtggggatttcttccccgcttgtttacattttgccggcgagccgcgatcgacaccctccgtgaactgacaatggagcggccgtttccatggtaaaacacttaagacctgccgacgcctatgggcgttagctggtcgttaagtggttaattgtttTATGCTCAACTGGCGCCTCCATTCTAACATTGTTTTTGCTGCAGTAAGGTACAGTACCAGATTGTTCTTTTCTTCTTTAGATCATAGTGTGAGCTATGTCTTCACCAAATCCCCTACCCTGAAAGACTCTATGCTGTTGAAAACACCTCACCTCTTTCCTTCCAATTTAGTGGCATGGGCCGATGCGTGTGTCCAAGTAAAACATCCAGTACGAGTGTCCTTCCATCTGCTTGTCTCCATGTTACATCTCTCATTGAGCTTCAGTATGATTATGTCCTTGAAGATATCACAAGCTGGGTATAGGTGATGGATGAAGGAAGCGAAACTAACATCAATCAAAACATCTCCCTTCACAAAACCTGCAGGGTTTGGTAAAACAGTCTATTAAACACATCAAATGAATGAAGCTGTTGATGTAATTTTAATGTATCTACtacctcttaacctccctggcggttgccGCAcagaaggatttctcaggccctactgggccgattttcataatatttttttggtacacgcagatagcaccttgctagctgcatgtacaaaCCAATCACtgacgctccgcgccgattcgccgctacccgccgcgccgcccccccagaccccttgtgcagcctcgcctatcagtgccaggcagcactgaggggtggatcgggactcccgatgatgtcacaacgtcgatgacgatcattgccatggcgacggggaagccaaacaggaaatcccgttctgaacgagatttcctgtttGCGCTAATTGCCGTAAGCGATCGGAAGGGGTagggggatgctgctgcgctgccccctcgcggttttaatagaccgccagggaggttaatacatgTTTTCAGCAATAGCAGCTATCGTTTTATAAATCAAACCAATGCCCAACCTTATAGAAGaaatgcagtgaaaataacataatgcaaAACATGCttaatttgtacaataattatgtataaaggatttagccagtgtgtgcccattgtaaaagctttaaaagctttcctctccctgatttacactctgacatttatcccatggacatttttactgctggcaggtgatgtcactgaaaggagatgctgcttgcatttttggcagtaggAAACACCTGTTAACctacttagcggtaaccccgtgtgtgatacGGGGtacgccgccggagggtgccgcactgccgctcaggccctgctgggccgatttaattaattttttttttttttgctggacgcagctagcactttgctagctgcgccagcaccccgatcgccgccccccagaccctgtgcgctgcctggccaatcagtgccaggcagcgccgaggggtggatctggagtcccaatgacgtcccgacgtcgctgacgtcggtgacgtcatcccgctccgtcgccatggcgacgggggaagccctccaggaaatcctgttctttgaacgggatttcctgatcgatgcGGGGGGATGCCGCGATGCCAGGTCGCGATGCCATTTAAACCATTTAACGGCAGCTTTGTCGGCTTTGGACTAATAATGTCCAAAACTGACAAAGCTGCCGTTAAATGGTTTAAATGGCATCGCGACCTGGTGCTCAAACAGGCGGACAAAGGGGGGAATGTGGTGATCATGTCGAGCGAGTTCTATACGAAAGAGGCCTACAGGCAACTGAAAAATACTGAGTTCTATCAGAGGTTGGGAAGCAATCCGAGGCATAGGTACCAGTCAACTCTCCGCACTTTGTTAAGGCGAGGAGTTGAAAGTGGGTACATGTCACAGAGGTTGGCAGTTGACCTATTCCCCGTGTCCCCCCGGCACCCTGTGTGGTATCACCTCCCTAAATTGCATAAGTCCGCGGAGAGCCCCCCAGGAAGACCTATCGTCTCAGGGTGTGGCTCTCTGACGGAACGCCTGTCCAGGTTCCTTGACCATCTGCTGCATCCCTTACTCGTGGGGGTTCCGGCCTATTTGGACGACACACTTGATACGATCAATATGGTCGAAAATATTATATGGGAACCTGATTACACACTGGCCACTATTGATGTGGAAAGCCTGTATAGCAGGATACCCCATTAGGAGGGACTGAGAGCGGTTCGGAAGTTCCTGGACAGGACAAACAAAGATGAAGGGTACAAGGACTTCCTTTGTGATTGTTTGAGGTTTACCTTAACACACAATGCCTTCTTGTTCgatggaaggtggtaccaccagacatctgggacggccatggggacctctgtggcatgtacctatgcTGGCCTCTTCCCGGGAGCGTGGGAGGAGGATTATGTGTGGGCCCTAACAACCCCTACAGGTGTAACATCAAGAAATGGGCCCggtatgtggacgatgtgctggtggtgtggcaggGAGGTACAGTAGCTTTCGAGGCCTTCATGGATTATCTTAACGATAATCGGGTGAATATGCGCTTTACGTCAGAAATAAATGAGGTCTCCATCAGCTTTCTGGACCTCAAGATAAAGCCAGAAGGCACAAAATTGGTATGTGAGGGCTTCAGGAAGACCACAGCCGTTAACTCCCTgctacacaggaacagcttccatCCCAAGCATGTCACAAcctccctgccatacggccagtatTTGCGATTAAGACGAAACAATTCAAGTCTAGATACCTTCGAGCAGCAGGCGCAGGAGCTGACTGGGCGATTGGAGGCAAGAAGGTATGATAGACACTCCCTTGAGGTAGCCCAGGATAGAGCAAGGAAAGCGGATAGGAGCTCCCTCCTTACTAGAGGCCCCAAAAATCAGAAGAAGGAAACTTTTACCTTTACTTTCGACTATACCCCGATGTCCAAAAAGTTGACACAAATCATCAAGAAAAACTGGGGAATAATAGTGAGAGATCCTACCCTCCAAAAAGTGTTCCCGGACCCCCCTAGAGTAGCGTATAGGAAAGCCCCGACGTTGGGGGACACCCTGACCCGGAGCGAATACCGCTCACCCCCTGTTCAAAACTGGCTCTCCAATAGACGTCCCAGGGGGAATCATAGGTGTGGTAACTGCAGCTACTGTAAGAATATGTGGGAGGGCACAAACTACCGGCTAGGTGGCCTGCAGTGGGAGGTGAGAGCCTTTATCACATGCCAAACCAAGTTTGTCTcgtatgtgatttttttcccctgtctCTTTTACTATGTAGGTAAAACTACCCGCCCCTTGAAAGAAAGAGTAGGGGAACATTTCAAGTCAATTAAGTCGGGTAAAGGCAGCCCGAGGCTGATTGAACATGTAAGGGAGGCCCATGGGGGTAGGGCAGGGTGCTTGAGATTTGCAGGCCTTCTGCACGTCGCCCCTTCATGTAGGAGAGGTGACCGCGACCGAGAATTGACCAGACGGGAATCGCGGGTCATCTTACGTGCAGAGGCCTTGGGGCCGCTAGGCCTGAATTATAGGTTGGAGTTATCTTGCTTTCTGGACCCCTGAGGACTCCTActagccccccccccactttgACTCCAGCCTTTTTGTCCACAATATACCTTCTTCCATATCTAACTCCCCAAATCTTGGTGGTTGGGTCTAACTAGTCCACTTTTACCTCTCTGGGTTTACCCTGGACACTTCCCTTTTTCGGAATTCTTTCCTATCGGCCTGTGAAGCACAACCAGGACGGACCAGTTGCCAGATCACGACGTTGAGTGGGGTTTAAAGGGTGCAGAATGCACCGCCAGGTTCTCAATAGGAGACCAGGCTCCCCACCACTTCGACCAGGCGTAGATGTagccagcggaccaatgggggtcCAAGCCAGCCTTTGACCCAATGTTCGGAGGCTGACTCTCTTCCCTTTTCCCTCCCCTTTCCCCTTCCTGTGCTTGGATATAGGGGGAGAGATGCCTGGGCGTACGACCTCGGCCTGGGGGGGTCGGATCTGGCATATGGCCCGGATTTTGGGGTTATTCctggtggtgggttctgtggtgtgtTGGCTTCTCTATAGATCCAACTACTCTAGTCTGCCTAGCATTTCCTGGGTTTGCCCCCATGTGAATCCCACGGGTGTCCTCTTCCTTTCAGATCCCTTTCCTCCCTGTCCCCTTTTCTCTACGCTCAACCAGATGCTTGTCAACTACAGGTTTCTGATTTATAGTTCACCTGGCTTGGAGGCCCAGGACTCTGGCCCTCTAAGCATTTCCATTGAGGAAGTGACCTGCCCCCGTTTCTGAATACAGAAGCAGGATGCTCTTGGGTCGTTCAGGTATGGGGTGGACAGTCCTATATACACCTCTGCTCCTTGTAGATGGAATTAAACCAAATAGGAGTATGGGTGTAGTCCTGAATGTGAATACGCCCCACTGGGTCTCTTTCCATGCAATTTTACCCCCTGATCTTTTTTAATGGGACCCCCTTTGGGTTGGGACGGATGGGGTGTTTTCCACCCCCTTTTAAGCTTATACTAATAAAGGGCGAGTTTTAAATATGTAAAACTTTAGGATTCCGGAAAGTTATGCCATCATGCTGGCATCTATGTATGCCTCTAATAATGCACTGTTGCACTTTTGATTTTATGCACTTTATTTGCCATAATGTCATGCACCGAGATGAGTAATGTTTGTTTATCAATTCCTGTTTGCCAATGCATCATATGTATTTCACGTATTTGCCTTGTTTGCACATGTCACTTTCCCATTGGCTGCTTAGCGCAGTCCAGCACGATGATGTAAGCTAGATGCTTAATTCTCTCCGTAGAGCGGAGAGTCTCCGCCCCTTCACCCCTGACCCTCACTACCACGCAACTCTCACCAATGGGGCATCGCTGGGGGCGCGGCTTGAGGACTGTATGTAAGAAGCCGTTCAGCGCTGCCCCGTTTTTGGAcacacgcacgtgaacaagcgtcaaacggctgtagtgctgtccgcacatcccctggtcacctcttccctGCTCACCCCGGCATCCCCATTGATCCAGGTTTGACAGTTCTGTTTTCTTAATGTCATCAATACTGGCTGTTGGCTGAAAGACAGAATCAATAAACGTGCAAGAGGAAGGTGCACAGCGCTGTCTTTGTGTACTTCATATTTGAGTTTGTGCCCTGCACTGTCCAAAAGCTTGATGCACTTCCCTTTGCTTGGACTGTGAGCTGACTACTGGGTGCTGTTGTATTGGTGAAGCCGATTGCAGATATATTGGAGCTAGCTGTGCCCCCCACCAAACCAGCTGTGTGCCAAGTGTTTTCCTCCACTGAAGTGTAaaaagaaattacagccataaaaccctttcctgtcagtaaatggtttatgagagcaggaaagagataaaaaggttcagtagttcatatattttagctttggcatacttcagtgCATGCGTCATTAAACAGagataatgaaacagtaaaaactttaaaactagatttaaatataaaataaaactgtggaatatctaaaaaaaagtcatttttaggagaaggaggatagattcagttgtttatctcatcagtttttatTCACCCCGGATTTCCCTTCAGGGAGAAAATTATtatccatttcagcccgcgggtatttttctccttttgcatcagagcaatgttcacctcccattcattcgccaataactttatcactaattatcacattgaattgatctatatcttgtttttttctgccactaattaggctttctttgggtggtacatttttctaagaattatttttttctaaatgcattttcacaggactattaagaaaaaaatggaaaaatgtattatttctcagttttctgccaatatagctttaaaataatacatactaccacaattaaaacctatgtattttatttgcccatttattccagttattacaccatttaaattgtgtccctatcgcaatgtatggcgccaatattttattaggaaataaaggtgcattttttcagttttgcgtccataactatttacaagcttataattttaaaaatgttcatactataccttcttcacatgcacattaaaaaaagttcagaccctaaggtaactatttatgtttttttttttattgtatttttttattttatttgagtaATTTTTGGTTTCTATTAGAAAGATAGTGGCTTCTGGGGAGCGCTCCTAGCATTTTATCTGTTTCTGCAAATAATCATCAAATGAGAATAGTCCATCATTTTTTAACTAGAGATATAGTCTGAACTCTGCCCAGTAAAGCACCTACACTGTATGCTTAAATATGTGTGTTAAAATTTTGCTCTAATCCACTGTCTATTCACATAAGTCTAACATATGTCCACAACTACTAGCAAACAATGCTTTGTTAATAAGACCACTATCAgtactatgtatgtatgtgtgggtgtTGTATTAGAATTCTATAAAAAcgtatttaagaaaaaaaaaacttggctgTGTATTTCTTTCACTGTTAACGTTTTGTACccctataccagtgatggctaaccttggcactccagttgtcgtggaactacaagtctcatgaggcattgcaatactctgacagctctaagaataactcagggaggcagaggcatgatgggatttgtagttttctcacagctggagtgccaaggtaagccatcactgccctatactAATTCTTCCTCTGAGGGAGGGTGTTGTCGGGCAGGCATCTGGAGCACACccaaatgccaccatgaaccaCCATAGACCCTAGACCCCCCCTTCTCCTGGGCACCGAAGGTAGAGGAAGAGCCCCTGGTATGGACAAAGCCTCCGGGAGAGGGAGAAGGCTTTGCCAGCCTTCTCTGTCAGAGCCTCCCCACATCATGGTGGTCTGAAATAGCTTAGGTTGCTGAGCCCCACGCAGCTATACCAGTCTGCATGGATGGCAATGGTTTAAAAAAGGTTTGGGActccttatattttttttttttacagctgtacTGTGATTGCTGACAAAAGCATTGCAACTTGGCCATGGTGGTCATAATACATTGCATACTTACCACCAGGAAACGCCAGACGTGCTTAATTACAAACAGGAAACTTCAGCAGGAAATGCACTGCTGTTTCTGgggatatatatatttaaattttCACTACCGATGGGCAATGCATTTATCCGTCATTTatccaaattttaaaaaaaaaatgtaccctaactttctcaaaaattacaaggtctttttgaatgttTTTCCCTTATTCTCACTGTTGTCTTACTGCTCTCCTTTAAATATCTAGCATGTTAGGTGATTGAAGCATTATGGGAGCTttactattaacctctaaagtcagcaGTATTCTTCTTCATGGCAATTTTGCGCTGAATTCTGCTGGTGAATTCATAGAAATATGGGCCGGGGTGAACCAAGAGTGCTTCTAAACTCTTTTAAAAATACTAGCGCTTTGCAAAGGCCTTggttaatgtatttgaatgggatggatcacaccagagcaatgtgattttctcccaaatgcaaacgtgggtcctTCAGCATTTCTTTGCTTTTCTGAGGCGTTTCATATATGTATAgtaaagtggaaaattgctctgaaaatctctaggcatgattagaaaattgctaggcacatgcctagaatcgttctgaaaaatcacttcaaacagCGTTGAGCGTTTGTAATTATGCTAgctctttttggtgtgcactggccctgataAAGGATGAATTTTAATGTGAACTACACGTCAGAACGGCAAAAAAAGATTGGTAAGCAAAAAATAGGCCAATTCACAGTAAAATTCAAGTTCACAAATTTTGCTTGCTCAATGCAATTCTGGAAAAATATGCATTCGGACTTGCCAACTATGCAATTGAATGGACAGTGAATCAAACAGGGAGCTATTTGATCAACAAGATCGCAATTGCAAAAATTAGCTCTTCATTATGATCAACACTACAAACCAAAAGGAACCAGCAGCAGCTATCTgagcattacatagttacatagttatttgggttgaaaaaagacttaagtccatcgagttcaaccagagaacaagtacaacaccagcctgctccctcacatatccctgatgatccagaggaaggagaaaaacccttacaaggcatggcccaattagccccaaaaggaaaaaaattccttcccgactccagatggcaatcagataaaatccctggatcaacatcattaggcattacctagtaagtgtagccatggatgtctttcaacgcaaagaaagcatctaagccccctttaaaagcaggtatagaatttgccataactacttcctgtgcaactgcattccacatcttaaacaCTcttactgttacatagttacatagttacatagttattttggttgaaaaaagacatacgtccattgagttcaaccagtacaaagtacaactccagcccgtcccccacatacccctgttgatccagaggaaggcaaaaaaaaacccacaatgcatggtccaattagccccaaaagggaaaaattccttcctgactccagatggcaatcagataaaatccctggatcaacatcattagacataacctagtaattgcagccatggatgtctttcaacgcaaggaaagcatctaagccccctttaaatgcaggtatagagtttgccataacgacttcctgtggcaatgcattccacatcttaatcactcttactgtaaaaaacccttacaaggcatggcccaattagccccaaaaggtaaaaaattccttcccgactccagatggcaatcagataaaatccctggatcaacatcattaggcattacctagtaagtgtagccatggatgtctttcaacgcaaagaaagcatctaagccccctttaaatgcaggtatagaatttgccataactacttcctgtgcaaatgcattccacatcttaaacaCTcttactgttacatagttacatagttacatagttattttggttgaaaaaagacatacgtccatcgagttcaaccagtacaatgtacaactccagcccgtcccccacatacccctgttgatccagaggaaggcaaaaaaaaaaaaccacaaggcatggtccaattaaccccaaaagggaaaaattccttcctgactccagatggcaatcagataaaatccctggataaacATCATTattcataacctagtaattgcagccatggatgtctttcaacgcaaggaaagcatctaagccccctttaaatgcaggtatagagtttgccataacgacttcctgtggcaatgcattccacatcttaatcactcttactgtaaagaaccctttcctaaata
It includes:
- the LOC137525432 gene encoding indolethylamine N-methyltransferase-like produces the protein MDGEPKKFYHEDDFDSRHYLETFFSDKPDMDFAEDSLKFPLMNSHYIFSSGFVKGDVLIDVSFASFIHHLYPACDIFKDIIILKLNERCNMETSRWKDTRTGCFTWTHASAHATKLEGKSEQIQDKEVQLKTAISHVISCDFDNENITYPVVLPLADCVTSGLMLNAISKDEDDYMRNLDKISKLLRPGGHLILAGLLNASYVINGGERFHLFKHDESFVKNALLKLGFVIDYCAVQRRRNESKLTDYKAVMCLTACKTK